A single region of the Amphiura filiformis chromosome 7, Afil_fr2py, whole genome shotgun sequence genome encodes:
- the LOC140156566 gene encoding X-linked retinitis pigmentosa GTPase regulator-like, giving the protein MATDDADIPDSGAVFTFGKSRFADNTANKFWIRNDKVIQVSCGDDHTSFVTASGRLYTFGSNEWGQLGLGHTKSSNKPSSVKALKQNGVVLVGCGRLHTVVCTKAGELYAFGAGGEGQLGAGDTQGAESPVMIGSLDATQYKDISCGTDHTAVLTGKERG; this is encoded by the exons ATTCTGGAGCTGTTTTTACATTTGGAAAGAGTCGTTTTGCAGACAATACAGCCAACAAATTTTGGATTAGAAATGACAAGGTGATACAGGtgtcttgtggggatgaccacacttCATTTGTCACTG CCTCCGGTAGATTGTATACTTTTGGATCCAATGAGTGGGGTCAACTAGGCCTTGGACATACCAAATCAAGTAACAAGCCTTCAAGTGTCAAAG CTCTGAAGCAGAACGGTGTTGTACTTGTTGGCTGTGGCAGACTCCACACAGTAGTATGCACAAAGGCTGGTGAACTGTATGCATTTGGGGCAGGAGGAGAGGGTCAATTAGGAGCAGGTGACACTCAAGGGGCTGAGTCACCTGTTATGATTGGTTCTCTGGATGCAACACAGTATAAAGATATATCCTGTGGGACTGATCACACAGCAGTATTAACAGGTAAGGAAAGGGGTTGA